One window of the Maledivibacter sp. genome contains the following:
- a CDS encoding S8 family serine peptidase, which translates to MKSFKRYISITLIGLLTLTSVFSAFTEYALAEEGMSTYTTKKVKETQPLKPQTKDDIKDPGQKLEKIKEKTKQPIDKRHREKHKVNLVDKEKTQIIVKYKDKSKAKDTKSLFDADLKPDKEFKEKKENVKKGIKQRLKSVKLETKKEFKLQKIDIMETEEKDIDSVIEELSKSEEVEYVQPNYKLTVDSMPTDELFTQQWSLLNNGQEIEGVAGRAGVDINITPAWDITQGSSDVVIGILDTGIDIYHGDLTANIYINPDEIASNGIDDDGNGYIDDITGWDFVNGDSSVYDGANYDMHGTAVAGIIAAKNNEKGIMGIAPNIKIMPLKFINGTSGYTCDAIQAIEYAMEKGVKIINCSFGGSDNNYALRDSMENSGILFIASAGNRGGNVLTHPTYPACFNIPNLLSVASITNMGVLSKYSGYGKYIDVAAPGENIMTTMPENQYKTFSGTSAAAAHVTAIAGLLKSNLPDLTYTEIVNRIKENVVVCHTLKDKIATNGRVNGFAALSNTKPQPDTYEDTSGETPVDPGDNGFNDDSWYTMDQLAKIKEQMHYGKSGVNPSTGNYSFTVNDMSMAAPGFQMNISRTYNAKDDKKTLLGKGWTFGFQGKIEGENNILVSLPNGSVQTFRKKKDGTYNPEDNRSIFVKNSDGTFTLTTKDQYTYIFNANKYLTQMKDPKGNTVTIELNSQNKITKIKDIVGREFIITYNPKGYISKITDPLGRTVTYNYENDLLKTITDPVGSQMKYSYDSHGFINEIKDNNDTVIQTLKYNHTTGYDQGKVIEAKDAYGSISKYTYDTVNQKTTIIENNNDRIWVYWYDKSNYITKIQDPQGDTTQTEYYRVGEENKYGDIKSETDKYGNITRYEIDDRGNVTKITYPDGSIKSISYDDKNNVIKEKDPENKSTYYIYDNTKTYLQKKVRPLNGTDEYIEGESSVDGFAIINYGYYTDAESQAQGCSAKGLLKSITDPEGNRTSYTYDQYGNIKTATDPEGNIKTYTYNKNGWKLSETTAKQYTTNYSYNNNGQLNKIIYHGGETERIVYDILGRKTKEISPNQYNNAHEDTANNTYNGDYGTRYVYYPNGQLKTETDPMGSITEYTYDVYGNAETKTMPNGGIYHYTYDKLDRIIKIEFKEASDLDSVTLEEHTYGKSADNKELVKHILYLNDSEKAETFKTFDFAGRVIKEEYPDGTRQSVTYYKNGEIETITQKNGSTKYHYYDGLNRLIKEYSPFEIEDGQTKYTCAIYTYDKAGRRTEEKVGIDKVEINETPTKFIIVNNEYYKNGKLKDSAKSSGAKTSYTYDLDGNLAKTEEYIDDTNKKVTEYEYIHLNRLKKQTVHVMSGDIYGNALDSTDKLDLATIYSYDGNGNVKSVTNTEGNITTFEYDFNDNQISVISQIKDVDGNLTNIKSSATYNYEGNPLSKTDPKGNTTTHEYNKMGLLEKTINPLGGTSIFKYDLAGRKIGEITPKNYDEAKTFDEMNSTVYTYDKMDRLKTKEYHYKDSKGKWQHIVSKAYKYSAMGQPVKELDGLGYDSGGGKSSDEKINSGYGVITTYNLAGMVKTILDPVAKDRSKSYTTKYEYDARGRKTAEINGKGAITSYCYDEDDNVIKITRRKNKDSQEKTLAESTYDKLGNMLTKSDALENTTIYTYNGLGKIRSITYPDDETIDENIETYQYDKLGNVRSITNSLGKQIIKTYDILGRLTGETQQNQSGEEAITVSYTYDKNSNVLTSTDGNGNIRTYSYDKLNRKTGEQYTVGSIDKTITYEYDPNGNLASTRDWRENTYTKVYDTIDRLIEEKDPYGNTIQKLEYNLNSAQSKSIDALGNETAYQYDKNNRLIYTTDPLGKVEGITYDDLGNVATKTDKNNRTTTYKYDENNNLYGVLTPEGTKTRYSYDLNKNLISKIDGNGNEIIYEYGARNQLIREIAPKGRTGEPGNYIYNPAKTMEYTYY; encoded by the coding sequence ATGAAGAGCTTCAAAAGATATATTTCCATTACATTAATAGGACTACTTACTCTAACAAGTGTATTCTCAGCTTTTACAGAATATGCCCTAGCAGAGGAAGGAATGTCTACCTATACAACAAAGAAAGTTAAAGAGACTCAGCCACTAAAGCCACAGACAAAGGATGATATAAAAGACCCTGGTCAGAAACTAGAAAAAATTAAAGAAAAAACAAAACAACCAATAGATAAAAGGCATAGAGAAAAGCACAAGGTTAATCTAGTCGATAAAGAAAAGACCCAGATAATCGTCAAATATAAGGACAAGTCTAAAGCAAAGGATACAAAGTCCCTATTTGATGCAGATTTAAAACCAGACAAGGAGTTCAAAGAAAAAAAAGAAAATGTGAAAAAAGGGATAAAACAAAGGCTAAAATCCGTCAAGTTGGAAACAAAAAAGGAATTTAAGCTGCAGAAAATAGACATAATGGAAACCGAAGAAAAGGATATTGATAGTGTAATCGAAGAACTTTCAAAATCTGAAGAAGTAGAATATGTACAGCCAAACTATAAGCTTACGGTGGATTCCATGCCTACGGATGAGCTTTTCACCCAGCAGTGGTCCCTGCTTAACAATGGACAGGAAATAGAAGGGGTAGCGGGAAGAGCAGGTGTTGATATAAATATAACACCTGCCTGGGATATCACCCAGGGAAGTTCCGATGTAGTTATTGGTATCCTTGATACTGGTATAGATATTTATCATGGGGATTTAACAGCAAATATATACATTAATCCAGATGAAATAGCAAGCAATGGAATAGATGATGATGGCAATGGATATATAGATGATATAACTGGCTGGGACTTTGTCAATGGAGACAGCAGTGTCTATGATGGTGCCAACTATGATATGCATGGTACAGCGGTTGCAGGAATAATAGCGGCTAAGAACAATGAAAAGGGTATAATGGGAATAGCACCAAATATAAAGATAATGCCCCTAAAATTCATAAATGGAACCTCAGGATATACCTGTGATGCCATACAGGCCATTGAATATGCAATGGAAAAGGGAGTAAAAATCATTAACTGTAGCTTTGGAGGTTCTGACAACAACTATGCCCTAAGGGACTCCATGGAAAACAGCGGCATTCTATTTATAGCATCGGCTGGAAACAGGGGTGGTAATGTACTTACCCATCCAACCTATCCAGCATGCTTTAATATCCCTAACCTATTATCCGTAGCTTCAATAACTAATATGGGAGTTTTAAGTAAGTATTCGGGATATGGAAAATACATCGATGTAGCCGCCCCCGGTGAAAACATAATGACCACTATGCCGGAAAACCAATATAAAACCTTTAGCGGGACTTCAGCAGCAGCGGCCCATGTAACGGCAATTGCGGGACTTCTTAAGAGTAATCTTCCGGATTTAACATACACTGAAATAGTAAATAGGATAAAGGAAAATGTAGTAGTATGCCATACCCTAAAGGACAAGATAGCAACAAATGGTAGAGTCAATGGCTTTGCGGCCCTAAGTAACACAAAGCCACAGCCCGACACCTATGAGGACACCAGTGGAGAAACCCCCGTTGATCCAGGGGACAATGGATTCAACGACGACTCATGGTATACCATGGATCAGCTGGCAAAAATAAAGGAACAAATGCATTATGGTAAAAGTGGAGTAAATCCATCGACGGGAAACTATTCCTTTACTGTAAATGATATGAGTATGGCTGCTCCGGGCTTTCAAATGAATATCAGCAGGACATACAATGCCAAGGATGATAAAAAAACTTTACTGGGAAAAGGCTGGACCTTTGGGTTCCAAGGAAAAATAGAGGGGGAAAACAATATACTTGTATCCCTGCCCAATGGTAGTGTTCAAACCTTTAGAAAGAAAAAGGATGGCACCTACAATCCTGAGGATAATAGAAGCATCTTCGTAAAAAATAGTGATGGAACCTTTACCCTTACTACAAAGGATCAATATACATATATATTCAATGCAAATAAATATTTAACCCAGATGAAGGATCCAAAGGGTAATACAGTAACCATAGAACTAAATTCACAAAATAAAATTACGAAAATTAAGGACATAGTAGGTAGAGAATTTATAATCACATATAATCCCAAGGGCTATATAAGCAAAATCACTGACCCCCTAGGCAGAACAGTAACCTATAATTACGAAAATGATCTACTAAAGACAATAACCGACCCCGTGGGAAGTCAAATGAAATACAGCTATGACTCCCATGGATTCATAAATGAAATAAAGGATAACAATGACACAGTTATTCAGACGTTAAAATATAACCATACAACGGGTTATGACCAAGGCAAGGTAATCGAAGCAAAGGATGCCTATGGTAGTATATCAAAATATACCTATGATACAGTAAATCAAAAAACCACCATCATAGAAAATAATAACGATAGGATATGGGTATATTGGTATGATAAAAGCAACTATATAACAAAGATTCAAGATCCACAGGGGGATACTACCCAGACGGAATACTATAGAGTAGGTGAAGAAAACAAGTATGGGGACATTAAAAGTGAGACAGATAAGTATGGAAATATTACCAGATATGAAATAGACGACAGGGGAAATGTAACAAAGATTACCTATCCCGATGGTAGTATTAAGAGTATTTCCTATGATGATAAGAACAATGTAATAAAGGAAAAGGACCCAGAAAATAAATCCACCTATTATATATACGATAATACAAAAACATACCTTCAAAAAAAAGTAAGACCATTAAATGGTACCGATGAATATATTGAAGGAGAAAGCAGTGTGGATGGTTTTGCAATAATTAACTATGGCTACTATACCGATGCAGAATCCCAGGCCCAAGGATGTAGTGCAAAGGGACTGCTAAAAAGCATAACCGATCCAGAGGGCAATAGGACAAGCTATACCTATGATCAATATGGTAATATAAAGACAGCTACTGATCCAGAAGGTAATATAAAAACCTATACCTACAATAAGAACGGATGGAAGCTAAGTGAAACCACTGCAAAGCAGTACACGACAAACTATTCATACAACAATAATGGTCAGCTTAATAAGATTATTTATCATGGGGGAGAAACCGAAAGAATAGTCTATGATATATTAGGAAGAAAAACAAAGGAAATATCCCCTAACCAATATAACAATGCCCATGAAGATACCGCAAATAACACATATAATGGAGACTACGGCACAAGATATGTATACTATCCAAATGGACAACTAAAAACTGAAACCGACCCAATGGGTAGCATAACTGAATATACCTACGATGTCTATGGCAATGCCGAGACTAAAACCATGCCAAATGGAGGAATATATCACTATACCTATGACAAGCTCGATAGGATCATTAAAATAGAATTTAAAGAAGCATCGGACTTAGATTCAGTTACCCTAGAAGAACATACCTATGGCAAAAGTGCAGATAACAAGGAGCTTGTAAAGCATATATTATATCTAAATGATAGTGAAAAAGCTGAAACCTTTAAAACCTTTGACTTTGCAGGAAGAGTAATCAAGGAAGAATATCCAGATGGTACAAGACAATCCGTAACATATTACAAAAACGGAGAAATAGAAACAATAACCCAGAAAAATGGAAGTACAAAATATCATTATTACGATGGGTTAAATCGATTAATTAAAGAATACAGTCCATTTGAAATCGAAGATGGACAGACAAAATATACTTGTGCCATATATACCTATGATAAGGCAGGAAGAAGGACCGAAGAAAAGGTAGGAATAGACAAGGTAGAAATAAATGAAACCCCTACAAAGTTTATAATCGTCAATAATGAATATTATAAGAACGGGAAATTAAAAGATTCAGCAAAGAGTAGCGGAGCAAAAACTTCATATACCTATGACCTAGATGGCAACTTAGCTAAAACAGAGGAATATATCGATGATACAAATAAAAAGGTCACAGAATATGAATATATCCACTTAAATAGACTAAAGAAACAAACAGTACATGTGATGTCAGGGGATATATATGGAAATGCCTTAGATAGTACCGATAAACTAGACTTAGCAACTATCTATAGCTATGATGGAAATGGTAATGTTAAATCGGTTACAAACACGGAAGGTAATATAACTACCTTTGAATATGATTTCAATGATAACCAGATAAGCGTAATTAGTCAGATAAAAGATGTAGATGGAAATCTAACAAACATCAAATCATCGGCTACCTACAACTATGAAGGTAATCCACTGAGCAAAACTGATCCTAAGGGAAACACAACCACCCATGAATACAATAAAATGGGACTATTAGAAAAAACCATAAATCCACTTGGGGGAACTAGTATATTTAAATACGACCTTGCAGGTAGGAAAATAGGTGAAATAACTCCAAAGAACTACGATGAGGCCAAGACCTTTGATGAGATGAATAGTACAGTTTATACCTACGACAAAATGGATAGGCTCAAAACCAAGGAATACCATTATAAAGACAGTAAAGGTAAATGGCAGCACATAGTATCCAAGGCATATAAGTATAGTGCCATGGGACAACCTGTCAAAGAACTCGATGGACTAGGCTATGACTCTGGCGGGGGAAAATCATCGGATGAGAAAATAAACAGTGGCTATGGGGTTATTACTACCTATAATCTAGCAGGAATGGTAAAAACCATCCTAGACCCCGTTGCAAAGGATAGAAGCAAATCCTACACAACTAAATATGAATACGATGCAAGGGGAAGAAAAACAGCAGAGATAAATGGAAAGGGAGCAATCACAAGCTACTGCTACGATGAAGATGATAATGTTATTAAAATTACCAGAAGAAAAAACAAAGATTCTCAGGAAAAAACCTTAGCAGAAAGCACCTACGATAAACTAGGTAATATGCTTACCAAATCAGATGCTTTAGAAAATACCACTATATATACCTATAATGGATTAGGAAAGATAAGAAGCATTACCTATCCAGATGATGAAACAATAGATGAAAACATAGAAACCTATCAATATGACAAGCTTGGAAATGTAAGAAGTATAACAAACAGCCTAGGAAAGCAGATAATCAAGACCTATGATATTTTAGGCAGATTAACGGGAGAAACACAGCAAAACCAAAGTGGTGAGGAAGCCATAACAGTATCCTATACCTATGATAAAAATAGTAATGTTCTAACTAGTACCGATGGAAATGGAAATATAAGAACATATAGCTATGACAAACTAAATAGAAAAACTGGGGAGCAGTATACTGTAGGAAGCATCGATAAAACCATTACCTATGAATATGACCCCAATGGCAATCTAGCAAGTACAAGGGACTGGAGGGAAAATACATATACAAAGGTATATGATACAATAGATAGGCTTATAGAGGAAAAGGACCCCTATGGAAATACAATACAAAAACTGGAATATAATCTAAACAGTGCCCAAAGCAAGAGCATCGATGCCCTAGGAAATGAAACCGCATACCAATATGACAAAAATAATAGACTTATATACACCACCGACCCCCTCGGCAAAGTAGAAGGAATAACCTACGATGACCTGGGAAATGTGGCAACTAAAACCGATAAAAACAACAGAACAACGACCTATAAATACGATGAAAACAACAATTTATATGGGGTATTGACTCCGGAAGGTACAAAAACAAGGTACAGCTATGATTTAAATAAAAACCTAATAAGTAAAATAGACGGAAATGGGAATGAGATCATATATGAATATGGTGCTAGAAATCAATTAATAAGGGAAATAGCACCTAAGGGAAGAACCGGTGAACCAGGAAACTATATTTACAATCCGGCAAAGACCATGGAGTATACATATTAT